In Drosophila simulans strain w501 chromosome X, Prin_Dsim_3.1, whole genome shotgun sequence, one DNA window encodes the following:
- the LOC6724910 gene encoding alpha-2B adrenergic receptor isoform X2, whose product MVAGTWITTFSIMIPTWRGVWGIFGLDVSIGSCSIMHDRYGRSPKEFLFIAAFMVPCICIVICYARIFLLVRKAAIRAGTAGKTNVSDATPSPAPQHQTQAMATPKKPEKVSTSSGEANEPIAGRPFVVEEHLAYIDDNASTDSLPISYSIRKSDQDQQPPPVDVNVVLKEREKERDRDQEKVSLGRSQTQLEMGKTHGKNPITTSLRTTSFTRFSPRKSHYASMGNTSNASSIYPGRMSAKDRRLLKMILVIFVWFVICYLPITVAKIWKSATEVHWFNIAGYLLIYLTTCINPLIYVLMSSEYRRAYWNLLRCHGSPDTQKQRNQANAKRKHLESNRQVKTTT is encoded by the exons ATGGTAGCCGGCACATGGATCACCACGTTTTCCATAATGATACCCACCTGGCGGGGCGTGTGGGGTATCTTTGGCTTAGACGTCAGCATCGGCTCGTGTTCCATCATGCATGATCGGTATGGTAGATCCCCCAAGGAGTTCCTCTTCATCGCCGCCTTCATGGTGCCGTGCATCTGCATCGTGATCTGTTATGCCCGAATCTTCCTGCTGGTGCGAAAGGCGGCCATTCGGGCGGGAACCGCAGGCAAGACCAATGTCAGCGATGCGACCCCCAGCCCCGCGCCGCAGCATCAGACTCAAGCCATGGCCACACCAAAGAAGCCGGAGAAGGTGAGCACGTCCAGTGGCGAGGCGAACGAACCAATCGCAGGACGACCCTTTGTGGTGGAGGAGCACCTAGCGTATATCGATGACAATGCTTCGACGGACAGTCTGCCGATCTCGTACAGCATACGGAAGAGCGATCAGGACCAGCAGCCACCGCCTGTTGATGTCAATGTGGTGCTCAAGGAGCGGGAGAAGGAAAGGGATCGGGATCAGGAAAAGGTCAGCCTGGGACGCAGTCAAACGCAACTAGAGATGGGCAAAACCCATGG AAAGAACCCTATCACCACCTCCCTGCGCACCACCTCCTTCACACGGTTTAGTCCGCGGAAATCCCATTACGCCTCCATGGGCAATACCTCGAATGCTTCCTCTATTTACCCGGGAAGGATGAGTGCCAAGGACCGGAGATTGCTCAAGATGATCCTGGTAATCTTCGTGTGGTTTGTAATCTGTTATTTGCCCATTACGGTGGCCAAAATATGGAAAAGCGCCACCGAGGTGCACTGGTTCAATATTGCTGGCTATCTACTCATCTACTTGACCACCTGCATCAACCCGCTGATCTACGTATTGATGAGCTCCGAATACCGAAGAGCCTACTGGAACCTGCTGCGCTGCCATGGCTCTCCAGATACCCAGAAGCAGCGGAATCAGGCCAATGCCAAGCGAAAGCATCTGGAGTCCAATCGGCAGGTGAAGACCACGACGTGA
- the LOC6724910 gene encoding G-protein coupled receptor 84 isoform X1 encodes MSVYGCGEFSFSTNSAQERATRLLPTTKCRAMFPPKSGPTPHPISMALPLSDPYATDRMAEQDAMLPVPLADSLDLDVDVDLNLNLNLNLNVDGRRQVLFEGYSDELLTIAWVACIVFIIVGVPGNLLTIVALSRGRQTRNSTAIFIINLSCSDLLFGCFNLPLAASTFKERAWTHSDLLCRLFPMLRYGLLAVSLLSVSLITINRYIIIAHPRQYPRIYQRRYLALMVAGTWITTFSIMIPTWRGVWGIFGLDVSIGSCSIMHDRYGRSPKEFLFIAAFMVPCICIVICYARIFLLVRKAAIRAGTAGKTNVSDATPSPAPQHQTQAMATPKKPEKVSTSSGEANEPIAGRPFVVEEHLAYIDDNASTDSLPISYSIRKSDQDQQPPPVDVNVVLKEREKERDRDQEKVSLGRSQTQLEMGKTHGKNPITTSLRTTSFTRFSPRKSHYASMGNTSNASSIYPGRMSAKDRRLLKMILVIFVWFVICYLPITVAKIWKSATEVHWFNIAGYLLIYLTTCINPLIYVLMSSEYRRAYWNLLRCHGSPDTQKQRNQANAKRKHLESNRQVKTTT; translated from the exons ATGTCGGTGTATGGATGCGGAGAATTCAGTTTTAGTACAAATTCGGCGCAGGAACGAGCAACGCGTCTCTTGCCGACCACAAAGTGCCGCGCGATGTTCCCACCAAAATCCGGACCAACTCCGCATCCGATCTCGATGGCGCTGCCTCTTTCGGATCCCTATGCTACTGATCGCATGGCGGAACAGGACGCGATGTTGCCGGTACCCCTAGCCGACAGCCTGGACCTGGACGTAGACGTGGACCTCAATCTAAACCTGAATCTTAATCTGAATGTCGACGGAAGGCGCCAGGTGCTCTTCGAGGGCTATTCGGACGAACTGCTGACCATCGCCTGGGTGGCTTGCATAGTGTTCATCATCGTGGGCGTTCCCGGAAATTTACTGACCATTGTGGCCTTGTCGCGAGGTCGTCAGACCCGCAACTCCACGGCCATATTCATCATCAATTTGTCCTGCTCGGATTTGCTCTTCGGCTGCTTTAATCTTCCATTGGCCGCCTCCACATTCAAGGAGCGGGCGTGGACCCACAGTGATCTGCTGTGCAGGTTGTTTCCGATGCTGCGCTACGGCTTGCTGGCGGTGTCCCTGCTCTCCGTGTCGCTGATCACCATCAACCGGTACATCATTATCGCCCATCCCAGGCAGTATCCAAG AATTTACCAGCGACGATATTTGGCTTTGATGGTAGCCGGCACATGGATCACCACGTTTTCCATAATGATACCCACCTGGCGGGGCGTGTGGGGTATCTTTGGCTTAGACGTCAGCATCGGCTCGTGTTCCATCATGCATGATCGGTATGGTAGATCCCCCAAGGAGTTCCTCTTCATCGCCGCCTTCATGGTGCCGTGCATCTGCATCGTGATCTGTTATGCCCGAATCTTCCTGCTGGTGCGAAAGGCGGCCATTCGGGCGGGAACCGCAGGCAAGACCAATGTCAGCGATGCGACCCCCAGCCCCGCGCCGCAGCATCAGACTCAAGCCATGGCCACACCAAAGAAGCCGGAGAAGGTGAGCACGTCCAGTGGCGAGGCGAACGAACCAATCGCAGGACGACCCTTTGTGGTGGAGGAGCACCTAGCGTATATCGATGACAATGCTTCGACGGACAGTCTGCCGATCTCGTACAGCATACGGAAGAGCGATCAGGACCAGCAGCCACCGCCTGTTGATGTCAATGTGGTGCTCAAGGAGCGGGAGAAGGAAAGGGATCGGGATCAGGAAAAGGTCAGCCTGGGACGCAGTCAAACGCAACTAGAGATGGGCAAAACCCATGG AAAGAACCCTATCACCACCTCCCTGCGCACCACCTCCTTCACACGGTTTAGTCCGCGGAAATCCCATTACGCCTCCATGGGCAATACCTCGAATGCTTCCTCTATTTACCCGGGAAGGATGAGTGCCAAGGACCGGAGATTGCTCAAGATGATCCTGGTAATCTTCGTGTGGTTTGTAATCTGTTATTTGCCCATTACGGTGGCCAAAATATGGAAAAGCGCCACCGAGGTGCACTGGTTCAATATTGCTGGCTATCTACTCATCTACTTGACCACCTGCATCAACCCGCTGATCTACGTATTGATGAGCTCCGAATACCGAAGAGCCTACTGGAACCTGCTGCGCTGCCATGGCTCTCCAGATACCCAGAAGCAGCGGAATCAGGCCAATGCCAAGCGAAAGCATCTGGAGTCCAATCGGCAGGTGAAGACCACGACGTGA
- the LOC6739944 gene encoding serine/threonine-protein kinase par-1 produces the protein MSTCEAADAGENGSQAKSEESQPPEDQKKKQQQPQQERNEKQLDKPPEKLPQNGKAEAKGAEGACPHPPLDALRSSVLLDAGAAAPSIDALVACKDALLAQKLFASGGGSTPGPSPTSSAVGAGGISGKDLLKLKEPMRVGFYDIERTIGKGNFAVVKLARHRITKNEVAIKIIDKSQLDQTNLQKVYREVEIMKRLKHPHIIKLYQVMETKNMIYIVSEYASQGEIFDYIAKYGRMSESAARFKFWQIISAVEYCHKKGIVHRDLKAENLLLDLNMNIKIADFGFSNHFKPGELLATWCGSPPYAAPEVFEGKQYTGPEIDIWSLGVVLYVLVCGALPFDGSTLQSLRDRVLSGRFRIPFFMSSECEHLIRRMLVLEPTRRYTIDQIKRHRWMCPELLEHVLIAKYNLGAERQTSVEPSEDILRIMAEYVGIGSDKTRASLKKNTYDHVAAIYLLLQDRVSHKKEQSNGSGASALASSTSASRMLYSSRNDHQPTQQQPQQQPKTISTSSILAKDQCHKRLSRHQTVLMSERNAHAGATPTVPDPGPGYYAKYGPLQLPLPLTGHAHLTGYLNGGGAEVDAGGIPLPMRYTPLPTAASPAPSNCSSTSSRVGRHSLSSSSPRNHRPVAISLSIDNNPSLANLRCREMMEAGGGPVGAVGVPLVSKQLHQTISEFIIKQSTEDCRALLQQSTAVAEGKDDPPKAESGAGAIPPPASTTPTSSAAGPEPGSTPCPGEINGKTIKTMSSSSSFDSKANLGQSFRYKMSAEASKLFQTLQESPLPVEQRNKRRVHVGSTNGSGGDSGQETNDAKSNGDSRSEKKVLAQGSSSTDEGCETDQGNDPGSASQESKGSNGGGSGNANGGPTSHSSSDLTRLVGTTASGQSHKMRSYASSSSSSGVLAGSAGSYSKSLSQNLSRGSSKSNCSGPYDSLDFALPSGKGSLPSCMGSSSMLATPTPASASPAGISSEHSSERSLYGSHNSCIHMPGALPLGLGLPQSSASTPTPNPTPPPNGGGVTFLDKRSPIHFREGRRASDGLVAQGLLSSGSLLGTSRVYGSYRYEQAKRHGWLEIQQLQQLQQEAAVGHSHPHAHQHPHQHPHPHPHPQAYGLEELCQFPNGQFYALPGKHHPLLTLPHHHAHPAQHHHGHHSLFHPGHQATPLLLEAPAGGDMYGHGCYAPPPPPPGLYAHHQLGVGMAVPMSPMQKPPLQQQLLQHRLLQQKRQLFQKQYALEAQLAGRHHHHQQHSHHQQQAHHHHFGHSLGPPPPPAPAPEHHLADELYELALLDRPRSGTPRLQHSMTMPGAHAFSQMNLKTSYISQSDQVPGTAPNGAGSGGSAAGVSCSAPPSTAPGTPTVKCKPTTPHGHSLDSDYHTSTPVLSLFTPNWQSLVKPLSESPILEISEHLESV, from the exons ATGAGCACGTGCGAGGCGGCGGACGCTGGCGAGAATGGGAGCCAGGCCAAGTCCGAGGAGAGCCAGCCGCCGGAGGatcagaagaagaagcagcagcagccgcagcaggaGAGGAACGAGAAGCAGCTGGATAAGCCGCCGGAGAAGTTGCCCCAAAACGGAAAAGCCGAAGcaaaaggagcagaaggagcgTGTCCACACCCCCCACTGGATGCCCTCCGGAGCTCAGTGCTCCTGGATGCCGGTGCTGCTGCGCCCTCGATAGACGCGCTAGTGGCTTGCAAGGATGCGCTGCTCGCCCAGAAGCTCTTTGCCAGCGGGGGAGGCTCAACGCCCGGTCCCAGTCCCACATCCTCTGCGGTGGGCGCGGGCGGGATCAGTGGCAAGGACTTGCTTAAACTCAAGGAGCCCATGCGCGTGGGCTTCTACGATATCGAACGCACCATTGGCAAGGGAAACTTTGCAGTGGTCAAGCTGGCCCGGCATCGAATCACCAAGAACGAGGTGGCTATCAAGATCATTGACAAGTCGCAGCTGGACCAGACAAACCTACAGAAGGTCTACCGCGAAGTGGAGATCATGAAGCGTCTGAAGCACCCTCACATCATTAAGCTCTACCAG GTTATGGAGACCAAGAATATGATCTACATAGTGTCGGAATATGCCAGCCAAGGAGAGATCTTCG ATTACATTGCCAAGTACGGGCGGATGTCCGAGTCGGCGGCGCGCTTTAAGTTTTGGCAGATCATATCGGCGGTGGAGTACTGTCACAAGAAGGGCATAGTGCATCGGGATCTCAAGGCGGAGAACCTGCTCCTGGATTTGAACATGAATATCAAGATAGCAGATTTCGGGTTCTCCAATCACTTCAAGCCAGGAGAATTACTGGCCACTTGGTGCGGATCACCGCCGTACGCAGCTCCCGAGGTTTTCGAGGGAAAGCAGTATACGGGTCCAGAGATTGATATTTGG TCACTTGGCGTCGTGCTTTATGTGCTGGTATGTGGGGCTCTGCCCTTCGACGGATCCACGCTGCAGAGCCTCCGGGATCGGGTGCTTTCCGGCCGCTTTCGCATTCCGTTTTTTATGAGCTCCGAGTGCGAGCACCTCATCCGCCGCATGCTGGTACTGGAGCCCACAAGGCGCTACACCATCGACCAAATCAAACGCCATCGGTGGATGTGCCCCGAGCTGCTGGAGCACGTCCTGATAGCCAAGTACAATCTGGGCGCCGAGCGGCAGACGTCCGTGGAACCCAGCGAGGACATTCTACGCATCATGGCCGAGTATGTGGGCATCGGGTCGGACAAGACCCGAGCCAGTCTTAAGAAGAATACTTACGACCATGTGGCGGCCATATATCTGCTACTGCAGGATCGAGTTAGCCACAAGAAGGAGCAGAGCAACGGCTCAGGCGCCAGCGCCCTTGCCTCGTCGACCTCCGCCAGTCGGATGCTCTACAGCTCCAGAAACGACCACCAGCCGACGCAGcaacaaccgcagcagcagcccaagACAATATCCACCAGCTCGATCCTGGCCAAGGATCAGTGCCACAAAAGACTTAGCCGTCATCAGACGGTACTCATGAGTGAACGTAACGCCCATGCCGGCGCGACACCCACAGTTCCAGATCCCGGTCCCGGATACTACGCCAAGTATGGCCCactgcaactgccactgcCTCTGACCGGGCACGCCCACCTGACTGGGTATCTGAACGGAGGAGGCGCCGAGGTGGATGCCGGCGGCATTCCGCTGCCCATGCGGTACACCCCGCTGCCGACAGCCGCGTCGCCCGCTCCCTCTAACTGCTCATCCACATCCTCGAGGGTAGGACGACACAGCCTAAGCTCCAGCTCGCCGCGAAACCATCGACCGGTGGCCATTTCGCTCAGCATCGACAACAACCCCTCGCTGGCCAACCTGCGGTGCAGGGAGATGATGGAGGCTGGAGGCGGACCCGTTGGAGCAGTGGGTGTGCCTCTAGTGTCCAAGCAGCTTCATCAGACCATCAGCGAGTTCATCATCAAACAGAGCACCGAAGACTGTCGggcgctgctgcagcag TCCACAGCAGTGGCTGAGGGTAAAGATGATCCGCCAAAGGCGGAATCCGGCGCAGGAGCCATTCCTCCGCCCGCCTCTACTACACCCACATCCAGTGCAGCGGGACCGGAACCGGGATCGACCCCCTGTCCTGGTGAGATCAACGGCAAGACAATAAAGACTATGTCTAGCTCGAGCAGCTTCGACTCCAAGGCCAATTTGGGCCAAAGCTTTCGCTACAAGATGTCCGCCGAGGCCAGCAAGCTTTTCCAGACCCTCCAGGAAAGCCCACTGCCCGTGGAG caaaggaataaGCGTCGTGTGCACGTGGGGAGCACCAATGGCAGCGGCGGTGACTCCGGCCAGGAAACGAATGATGCGAAATCGAATGGCGACAG CCGCTCCGAGAAGAAAGTTCTGGCCCAAGGCAGCTCCAGCACAGATGAAGGCTGCGAGACAGATCAGGGAAACGATCCGGGCTCTGCTTCCCAGGAGTCGAAGGGCAGCAATGGCGGCGGTAGCGGTAACGCCAACGGCGGACCCACCTCGCACTCCAGCAGCGATCTAACGCGCCTCGTTGGAACCACTGCCTCTGGACAGAGTCACAAGATGCGTTCGTATGCCAGTAGTAGCTCGTCCAGTGGCGTTCTCGCCGGGAGCGCTGGTAGCTACTCTAAAAGTCTGAGCCAGAACCTGAGTCGCGGTTCGTCCAAGAGCAATTGCAGCGGTCCCTACGACAGCTTGGACTTCGCCCTGCCTTCGGGCAAGGGCAGTCTACCCTCGTGCATGGGCTCAAGTTCGatgctggccacgcccactccggcCTCGGCATCGCCAGCGGGCATCTCATCGGAGCATTCATCGGAAAGATCACTGTACGGGAGCCACAACTCCTGCATCCATATGCCAGGAGCTCTGCCGTTAGGCTTGGGCCTTCCCCAAAGTTCAGCCTCCACGCCCACGCCGAATCCTACTCCTCCGCCGAATGGCGGTGGTGTCACGTTCCTGGACAAGCGATCACCCATACACTTTCGCGAAGGAAGACGGGCAAGTGATGGCCTGGTGGCCCAGGGCCTGCTTAGCTCTGGTTCGTTGCTGGGCACCAGTCGTGTGTACGGAAGTTATCGATACGAGCAGGCCAAGCGTCACGGTTGGCTGGAGatccagcagctgcagcagctgcagcaggaggcGGCTGTGGGGCATTCACACCCACATGCCCATCAACATCCGCatcagcatccgcatccgcatcctcatccCCAAGCGTACGGCTTGGAAGAACTCTGTCAATTTCCAAATGGTCAATTCTACGCTCTGCCGGGCAAGCATCATCCGCTGCTGACTTTGCCCCATCATCATGCGCATCCTGCGCAGCATCACCATGGCCATCATTCGCTGTTCCATCCAGGCCACCAAGCCACACCTCTGCTCCTGGAAGCACCTGCTGGTGGGGATATGTATGGCCATGGATGCTATgctccgccaccgccgccaccaggGCTATACGCGCACCATCAGTTGGGCGTGGGCATGGCAGTGCCCATGTCCCCGATGCAAAAGCcaccgctgcagcagcagctactgCAGCACCGCCTGCTGCAGCAGAAGCGTCAGTTGTTCCAGAAGCAGTACGCCCTTGAGGCGCAGTTAGCCGGTCGAcatcaccaccatcagcagcacagccatcaccagcagcaggcaCACCATCACCACTTTGGCCACAGCCTGGgtccaccaccgccgccggctCCGGCTCCGGAACATCACCTGGCCGACGAGCTGTACGAGTTGGCCCTGCTCGATCGGCCCAGAAGCGGAACTCCTAGGCTTCAGCACTCCATGACCATGCCCGGAGCTCATGCCTTCAGCCAGATGAACCTCAAGACTTCCTACATCAGCCAATCGGACCAGGTGCCTGGTACGGCGCCTAATGGAGCTGGTTCCGGAGGATCGGCTGCTGGGGTATCATGCTCAGCTCCACCATCCACGGCGCCGGGTACGCCCACGGTCAAGTGCAAGCCTACCACGCCCCACGGCCACAGCCTGGACTCCGACTATCAT ACATCGACGCCGGTTCTCAGCCTTTTCACGCCCAATTGGCAGTCGCTGGTGAAGCCGCTCAGCGAGAGCCCCATCCTGGAGATATCGGAGCACCTTGAGTCAGTCTGA